AATTGCCTTACCCTGAGTTCACTCGGTGTAGGCACATCATGATGGGAATTCACATAGCGGAGAGGGCAACTCCTGTCTGGACAAGGAGGCATTTTCCATGAATTGATACGGCGTGTGTCCAGAAAGTTACGCTATTTTTTAACCAATAGATTTACTGTAGAAACCGTTACAAACGTTTAATGCTCTTCAAAATAGTTCCTTTCGGCAGCTACACAATTTTTCGAGCGCTTTGCCGATCATTGTACGCGTCGTGGAAGGCTTCAACGGGGACCTCGCCGAAGGCTCTAGTCACAGCGCCTTAGACGGCTTCAGTGAATCCAAAACTGATTCCTTTCAGGACATTCTGTGTCCTTGGGAAGAGAAAGAAGTGGGCCAGAGCTGTGTCTGTATCGTATAGACGGGTTGCGTCAGCGTTGCCATACTGTGCTTCGCCAGGTACTCGGGGATGCAAAGAGTGCTGTGGCTTGGAGCGTTGTCATTGTGGAGCTCCCAGGTAGTGACAATTTCATTTCTCACTCGGAAGATCTTAATTTTTTCCAGCACATCAACGTAATAGGCAATGTTCAAGATATGGCCTTGAGGAATGAACTATGTGTGGACCACACGTTTGGCGTCGAAAAGGCATTCAACATCGTCTTCACTTTCGACTTGCTCGTTCTTGCTTTTTACAAAGTTCTGGGGATCCAGAGGTGTGCCACTCGCAGCTTTGACGTTTTGTTTCTGGCTCGTGCTCGAAACACCGAGTTTCATCCCCGGTAATGCCACTGCCCAAGACAGAAGTTCCATTACCACGCATTCGAGAAATTTAGTCGCAACAATCACCCGATGATTCTTCAGATCGTCCATGAAAAGCTCTGAACTGCCTTAGCACACTACTTATTCATGTGTAATTTTTTCTGTCACCAGTCCCTGTACAACAGTTTTCGGAATGTTGAGACTTTCTGCAATCATCTGGACGGACACTCAACTGGCGGTCGGTATTTATCAGATTGCACAACCGCGTCAAATTGTAGTCGGTTTTGCTGGTTGACGGCCGTCCAGCGCAGGGTTCGGCGACCACCTCTTCCCATCCAGCCTCAAATGCCTTCGTCCACAGCGAAACTTGCGAAGACTATAGAACACTGTCCAAGTAAGCTGTCACAGTCAATTGTTGGATGTCTGCAAGTCATTTGTTCAGTTTCGAACAAAATTTTTATCACATTACGTTTCTCGAGTGAAAATTCCATAGTTTTTCGTGGCTCAGGCGCTAAACAGGGGTCCGTGGACACAACGAACTGGTGCCCCAACTGCCCAGAGCAGACTGGCGAAGGCGTCGCTTTGAAGCTGAGTGTCTCCACCTCCACGGAGCGCCGCTGCTGGTAAAAGGATCGGTGAACTGAGATGCTGGTCGATAACAGCGTGAATGACGCAGTCGCCAAAGAGCACATAACCTTGTCGGCGCACGCTGATACtatgaaaaatgttaaaaacaaagtTCTGTCCCAATCTGTTTGTGATTATGTGATGTCTGTATCGTGCAAACAAAATGTTACAGTTATTCTTGAAGGCTAGTTAGAGATTCTAAGTGGCTCCTGACTACATGTATAAGGACGAAATGCAGTGCTGTGAATTTCAATTTTTGTTGAAAGTGATCTTTAGTTTGAGTATTCATCTTTTAGTCTGTTCAACTGTAGTGATGTCCTACGAGTGGACTGTGCAGTCTGGATAGAGGACTGAAGGCATTCTTTCGCAAATAACAGTTCATTTATTCTTCGCAAAGTAAGTACTCATAGAAAGTGGAGATTTTTCCTCAAGAATCATAATATTCGCCAATTTCTGTGCAGTCAAGCAAACTTATTAATTCAGGTCTAGGTTATTATTGTGAGATAGCAGTTACACACGGATAATTATTTGGTccttggagtagacaacatcccattagaactactgacagccttgggagagccagtcctgacaaaactctaccatctggtgagcaaaatgtatgagacagggggaataccctcagacttcaagaagaatataataattccaataccaaagaaagcaggtgttgacagatgtgaaaattacggaactatcagtttaataacgcgaattctttacagacgaatggaacaactgctagaagccgacctcggggaagatcagtttggattccgtagaggcaatactgaccctacggtttatcttagaagctagattaagaaaaggcaaacctacatttctagcatttgtagacttagagaaagcttttgcaatgttgattggaataccctctatcaaattatgaaggtggcagggttaaaatatagggagcgaaaggctatttacaatttgtacagaaaccagatggcagttataagagtcgaggggcacgaaagggaagcagtggttgggaagggagtgagacagggttgtagcctctcctcgatgttattcaatctgtatatttagcaagcagtaagggaaacaaaagaaaaattcagagtaggaattaaaatgcatggagaagaaattaaaattttaaggttcgccgatgacattgtaattctgtcagagacagcaaaggacttggaagagcagttgaacggaatgtacagtgtcttgaaaggaagatataagatgaacatcaacaaaagcaaaacgaggacaatggaatgtagtcgaactaagtcgggtgatgctgagggaattagattaggaaatgagacacttaaagtagtaaaggagttttgctatttggggagcaaaataactgatggtggtcgaagtagagagtatataaaatgtagactggcaatggcaaggaaagcgtttctgaagaagagaaatttgttaacatcgtgtatagattcaagtgtaaggaagtcgtttctgaaagtatttgtacggaatgcagccatgtatggaagtgaaacgtggacgataagtagtttgcacaggaagagaatagaagctttcgaaacgtggtgctacagaaaaatgctgaagattagatgggtagatcacataactaatgaggaggtattgaatagcattggagagaagaggagtttgtggcacaacttgactagaagtaggaatcggttggtaggacacgttctgaggcatcaagggatcaccaatttagtattggagggcagcgtggaggataaaaatcgtagagggagaccaagagatgaatccactaagcagattcagaagaatgtaggctgcagtacgtactgggcgatgaagcagcttgcacaggatagagtagcatggagagctgcatcaaaccagtctcaggactgaagaccacaacaacaaaaacaacattcgTGTGGTGTCTCCATCGGCCGATAACCTATATTCAGTGTGCCTAGGTCCCAACTGATCGACAACCCATATCTGCCCAGGAATAGTAATCGCCTGAAGAATATGTCAGCCACAAGTTGTATCGACTGAGTGGCGCATGAAAAAATGGTTCCTGCATGTCttcactgatcggccagaacattatgaccaccgaactactatcgacataaacccgtccaggtgacagcagcgtcaTCTGATGAGGAACGACTGCAGTGCATGAACTATCAGCGGGCGCGCTGTCCGTGTACAGAATGGGTAAGGCGAGCGATTTATCTGAGtgtgacagagggcagattgtgatggtccggaacgagcatttcggaagtGCACAACTTTCTGCTGGTTCGATGAGtgatgtggtgagtgtcttcaacacgtgccgAAACGcaggtgaaaccacgcccagacgtcgtggggttgggacgCCACCCCTCAtttcagatgtcggacgtcgtaggctcggcagattgataaaacaggacaggcggcgaactatggcggaactgacatcagggTTTAATGATGcggagagtacaagtgtgtctgaactcatagtgcaccgaaaactcctaacgatgggccagtGCAGCCGACGACTcatccatgtgccaatgttaacatcatggCATCTGCAACTACGACTTAAGTGGGTACATGACCATCGGCAATGGAcgatggcgcagtggcagagcgttgcatggtttgatgaataGCAATAGCTACTTCATCATGCCAAGGGGAGGGGTCGAATCCGTCGTATTCCACGAAACAGCTCCTGCGGAACGAAGACAAGCtgccggcggctccattatgctctggggaaaattCATTTGAGCACCCATGGGTACAGTGGAGCACGTGCAACGCACCGTgatagccaaggagtatcgtgcactggttgaGGACCACGTACCCCCCttgatgacgatcatgtttcctgactgcagtggcatttttcaacaagataatgcgcgatATCGCAGGGCCAGGAGCGGGGCAGAGTGGTTCGAAGACGCAGTGGCGAGCCCCAACTGATGTGCTGGCTCCCAATTTACGAGACCTGAAGctggtcgaacacatctgggatgtgattgagcgTAACTTCAGACGTCATCGCTCCCCtatctggaatttacgggaattatgtcacttgtgtatgcagatgtggtgtaAAATCCACCcagagacctaccaaggcctcattccttccatgccacgacgcgtggccggtgttattcgtgccaaaggtggacataccggctattacataggtggacataatgttctggctgatcagtgtgtaaggTTGTGTCCACCGAAGGATGGCTCAGTTAAGGCCTGGGCTTTTTTCATATGATCGCAATTAGGCTCCATTATCCGGCAGCAGGAATCAATGACAGGTGCAAATTTTGTATTGGGGGAAGTGTTGTACCTAGACAGTGTACCTAGGAATACATGATGATTTTTGGTTGGTACTACAGTctcgtgactgattttagaatcacatgaaggaatgtgcATTAGAGACTGCCATAGCAGTTTCCACTATTTTCTGCAGATTTTGCCGTTGCTGTACGTGAGgttttgttttgcgtagcacttgTAAATATTTCGAGTTTTACACATTTAAGTGCTTTATTATATATTAAAGCTGTTTGTAATATGTCGTCAGTTCTTCAGCTATAAAATTTTATGGCAAGCAAAGTAAATTTTACATAATTCCAAAACTAGTTGGATAACATGTGGACGGTACAGTTATACTTCGTCGGTCATGGACTGTGTTATATGTCGAAGCAGGGCAAGGCCTTagccatggaacatgtgatatttgcaaattaaaGGGACTTCGTTAATGCCTCAACAATTTTACCTGACCTGAAAATGGAAATTAGTGCTAGTTTCCGGCAGCTTTAATTTCAAAAATCACTTGCCTTTAACTGTTTTTCTATAGTACTGCTCctaactctgaggtgacaaaagtcatgaaatacctCTTAATATTGCGTCGGACTTCACTTTGCCTGGCGTACTGCATCGGGTCGACGTCGCATGGACACAGCCGTACACaattgcgtaagtgttgccggtacaggattttgtacacgaactgacctctcgattgtgccccataaatgttctatgagaCTCACATCAGACAATCTGATTGGCTAAATCATCGTATTGCCCGGAACGTTCATCTAatcaattgcgaacagttgtgaccccgtcacatgtttgggaacatgaaatccatgaatggctccacatagtctccaagtagccgaacataacaatttccagttaatgatcggatcagttggaccagaggacccagccgattccatgtaaacacagcccacaccattaacgatccaccaccagtttgcacagtgcctcgttgacaagttGGCCTGCGCCACTGtaacctaccatcatctcttactatCTAAAATCGGGACCTATCTGACCAGGCCCCGGTTTTCTAGTTGTCTAGAGTCTAACGGACGAGGTCAAGAGCCAATGAGAGtggctgcaggcgatgtagtgctgttggCGAATGCACTCGCGTtgctcatctgctgccatagccagttaaagccaaatttcgactcactgtcctgacagatacgttcgtcgtaagtcctaAATTGATTTATGTGGCACTTCCACGCAATGTTTCTTGTCCGTTAGCACTAACGAGTCTACTCAAACGCTGttgctctcggtcgataagtgaaagCCGTCAGCCGCTGCGATGTCTGTGGCACGAGGTAAGGCCTGATATAAGGTATTCTcgccacattcttgacactgtggttctcggaatagagaattccctaacggtttccgaaatggaatgtcccatgcgtctagctccaactatcattccgcattcaaagtctgttaattccggtcgGGCAGGCATGATCACTTCAGACACCGTTTCCTATGAATCACCTGCGTACGAATGACACCTGCCCTTCGacatcttgtgtacgtgatactactggcctccgtatatgtgcatattgctatccagtGACTTCTGTCACTTACGTGCAATTTGAATTGACTTACTCGTTATTGGTGTCTAGTAGAGTAGTAGTTTAACACATAGGCTGCTAAATACCATATTAACAAGATTTTCTTGATTCCTACactttttaaatttcaatagaatattttttAGGTATATGACCATGATGTACATCGGAACATGTCTTATTGTTTGGAAACAACCTGAAATTTCcggagaatttttttttatttcataaaacgTCTACAGCATATAAAAAATGaatgccattatttaaaaatggcataacaaaactatattaaatttctgcAACAGTGAAAGTCTGACAAGTTTCCCAAGTTACAGAAAGACCTTCTCCTACATTTTTGTACGCCATTTGCTTCCTTTTCTAGTATTTGATGCCGTTGACGGAAACACCAAGTTTCATAAGGACGAAGCGACTTGTCACCGCTCTTTGGCTGTTCGCAGGTAGTTAGACGAATACTCTAATGAATTCAAAACCATGACTGGCCCCACAGATCGCACGACCTTGAGCAAACCGAGCGTTTTTAGGATGCTGTAGATGCCTGTCTACTGTCGATGAATCCAGCTCCAACTACCCAAGAACAACTGTGTGTTCCACTATTAGatgcatggatcaatatttctccAAAACGATTCGAACACCTCGTAAAGTTCTCACCTCAATCGGTTACTGCACACCTGAGGGCTCACCGAGAGGCGACTCGCTATCAACATCATGTCCAGTGCGTTCCAATGACTTTTTAAAACAAAAATGTGACACCACTTGGAACAACTTCTCCTGAATGGTCGCCTTCTCTAATATGGATATATTTCTCGATGCACTCAGTCGCTGAGTATCACGTTTATTGCACATGACAAAGTAGGACAGACTTCTAATGCGAAAAGAGCATGTGTTAAATGTTCGTAAATCAAAAATCATTTCTATGATCAGACTCCTTTCCCTGCACTGCAGTTGGAGTTTCGCTTGAATGTAATTTCGTGTAGTACACAGTAAATACATCAGCCGCCAGACGAATGAATCAGAGTAGTGCGTAACATGAGTGGCAAGATAGAAAACAAACACCGGACAAAAATAATTCTTAGCATTACATGCGTCTTGACATGTTTCAGAAGTTATCACGTAAGTAACGAGAAACATCCAATTGCAACACTGGTAACAGAATCGCATACTGATAACTCAGACACGTATTATTTCCTCAGACGGAGAGTGTTATCTATCACGCCATCACATATTCACTTACGGCGATAAAAACGTAAGTATCAAATGCGCATTACCGTGACTGATGGTCTCACAgacaaatggaaatgaaatttaaaACGCAGaataattcaagcagcagctgatttTCAATTTTGCACTTAATTTCTTAAACACACGAATAATTAATTGAAATTTCTATGTACCAAAACCATTTTGCTTAACAACGAATATTCTCCTtgcatctgccggccggagtggccgagcggttaaaggcgctacagtctggaaccgcacgaccgctacggtcgcaggttcgaatcctgcctcgggcatggatgtgtgtgatgtccttaggttagttgggtttaagtagtcctaagttctaggggacttatgaccacagcagttgagccccatagtgctcagagccatttgaaccattttcttctcctTGCTTCACGCAGGAACTCAGCTGCAAGACTGAATAAACGTGAGCTTTCTTGTTCTACCGCATTGGCCTCATAGAGAAAAGGATACACCTCGTTTTCATCTTCCCAGCTCTTGTCAGCTAGATCTGTAACTGTCTTGCGAAATTCTCCACGGAGAAATTTGCAAACACTGGGGTAAGCGCTACTGGCTCATTGACGTGCAAACTGGCAAAACTCGTGGCCCCTCTGCTTCAGCCGAAACTGAAAACCGACCGGCACAGACATTAAGGACTCACTGAAAAGTTGAAGAAACTAAAGCTTGACCAAACGACATCCTCGTCAGATGTTATTTCTTCGTTTACCAGTTTGCTACACAAAGACTCTCAGAAGCAAGTCggttccattttctcactggacattaTCAAGCAGCTTCAAACTGTCTTACTAAGAGCTGATATATATGGAATGGGTACTTATACGAAAGTCTGAAAGACATCGCCATGAGTAATCCACTTTGGTGgctatcattttcttcatgttgCATTTTCAAGACAGCCAAAGGGCTTGGCATTTTGTAAACGTAAGGTGTGGTATCATTACACCGATATCTTCGTAGTACCGACCTATGGTAGAGAACGGCTCGGTGACTTCTTCAGACGTCTGCACACTCTCCACGTCAGCATTAAATTTATTATGGAAGCAGAAAAGGGTGAAGCCATAATGTGTTATCTATACATCCGTAACATAACCTTATTTTGCCCTCTGTAATACGTAACGCCATCTTGCTGGAAAGTGAAGAGGTCCCACCAGCAAACTGAGGCAagaacattagtaatacacaacATGATATTCACGATCACCAGTAGATAACAAATAAGGatttgaaaacattaaataaaaacagaaaaggaCACAAATAGTCTAAATAATATTATGTAAGAAGAGTGGATTAAATACTACTAAAACCTCTGGTATGAAGCGAACTTGGCAGATAAACAAGAAAAGTACACAGAAATGGTAGTAAAAGGCCTAGAGGACCTAACAATAAGAGAATTACTACAAAAACTGAAGAGTAACAGATTTAGATGGAATTAATGCAGAGTTGAGGGTTATCATTACAACTTACAATTGTTGCATATGTTTCATATATGCTGGAAGAAAAACGTGTACCAAGGAAttggaagaaaaagaaagtaatgtcgatatacaagaaaagagaaaaaagtatACGTGAAAACTACAGAGGGATAAACTTACTTGAAACGGCATATAAATTTTATTCAACAATTTTAAACATTAAGCTGAAAAAAATAGCAGGGTCTTTACTTGTGAAAGAACAGGTCGGATTTAGAAAGGTACAATCAACGAccgataaaatttttattttacgaTAGCTTACTGAAAAGCAGAGAGAGTTTAAGAAAGAGAGACGAAACGCTTTTACAGATTTTGATGCGGCTACCGATAATTTGGATACAGGAAAAATATGGAGAATAATGGAGGACAGAGATTATCCGATATAGCTTACATCAGCTGTCTAAAGTTGGTATAAAGAACTATCAGTAATCTTACATATAGAAGGTATATATACGGAACCGATACAAAGGCCTATGCTATGCCCTAAGCAATTCAGTATTTACAGTGACGTTGCAGATCGCAAATGACTCTTAGGATAAATACTAGGGTCCATCTCAATAACACGATAAAGCTAAAATCAGTCCTTTatgctgaagaatgctgaagattagatgggtatatcacataactaatgaggaggtatggaataggattggtgagaagaggagtttgtggcacaacttgactagaagaagggatcggttggtaggacatgttctgaggcatcaaggggtcaccaatttagtattggagggcagcgtggagggtaaaaatcgtagagggagaccaagagatgaatacactaagcagattcagaaggatgtaggttgcagtaggtactgggagatgaagaagcttgcacaggatagagtagcgtggagagctgcatcaaaccagtctcaggactgaagaccacaacaacaacaacatgctgatgACCTTACGCCGATTTTTTTCAAGAGAAGATTATTTAAAAGACGTGATTTACGAACTAAATAAAACATGTACAGAATATAATATCAAAATATCTTCTAGTAAATCTAAGTCAAAGGCATTTTGTGAAAAATATCCAGTCAGAATTAAGAAAGCAGGTAACGAAAAAAACAGCTGAACAGGTAAAATATTGGATGTAAAATATCGTATGAATCGAAGAAGATATGCAGATCAAATTGAATAGATTTGGAAGTATCTGTGGAACAATTAATACGTAGAACTTCAAAGCATAAAATACAGGATGACACGcgacttaaattttttaaaaaaccacATTGTCAACCTATTATACGAAAAAGATTAGAGGGAGttgaataaatgttaagaaaagcaaatacaaatgatagaaattagatctctcagagtggtgaAGGAATGTAAAAGAATACATAAAATACGAAATGAAGGTATTCGAGAGAAGCTGAGATTTTGGAGTGTAAAAGAGAAACTGGATGAATACAAAAAGGAATGTACTGAATATCTACAAAGAAGGAATCCGGAGATGATGAGCTGTAAACCAAATGGGAAAAGAGAGTAAGGTGGAGACCGTAACAGACCGGCCAAAATTGGCCTAATACGAAAATCGCAAAAgaaaaagatgatgatgtttggtttgtggggcgctcaagtgcgcagttatcagcgcctgtacaaattccaaacctttgctcattccaatctcgccactttcatgaatgaagatgaaatgatgaggtcaacacaaacacccagtcatctcgaggcaggtgaaaatccctgacctcgccgtgaatcgaacccaggaccccgtgctcgggaagcgggaacgcgaccgcgagaccacgagctgcggacaaaaagaaGAGGAATAAGATCTTGCTAATAAGCAATATTCATTAAACAAGACGATCATATGTTTCCTTCGTCTTTTTGCGATTTCGTCTGTTTCATCTGAGATAGTGAACATTGAACTTGGGCAACCTTTCGGTATTTACATGTTGTTACGAGGCCTCTCGACCGGTATTCTGGTGATACTCACGCTGCCCACAAGTGTTGGCGCACTCCACTTTCTGCGGGTTGGTGTACGTCTGGTTATCAGAGCCGCACACGGGGTTGTACTGCGGCGGCGTCGGGCAGTCGCAGGGCACCGGAGACGCCGGCGCACCCGTAGATGTCGGTGGGGGTGgcgtcggcggcgtcggcggcggctgtGGCGGCGTCGTCGTCGTGGTGCTGGTGGTGGCGCTGTCCGGGAGGTCGGGCGGCAGGGTGAGCACCCCGGGCCACCAGCCCTGCCGCCCCTGAGGCAGCGACACTGCCACGCCCACTGTGAACAACACGCGCGCGGTGTCACAGCACTGGAAGTCACGTAGCCCAAGACTCATCACCGTGATCGGCGACTCGTAATTACATTTTGTGGGCAAACACCTCTGAAATTCTGAGTGGTGTCAGGTTGTGCACGCAAGATGTTTATCAGGAGACACAATTCGACAACAACATGGACCTATTATTTGttgaaattgtaagtagcctgtctgtgtgttggcagcgctataggctGTGTTAATATCCCTGGCAGCGCTCTGCgctctcggcaagagattctgtggttggtcggactagcagttagcgagtggatagggaagtgtgtggacatgatattcttagtggagactctgtgttggtaggacacgcattgtaaagtgagatgaaatgaagtGTTTATAAGAAGATACGCTAGGAAATGTATGAtggcttgtaacactacgctactgcgtacgatacttattaaagcctgtactatggtaagttgacgggcttcaccttataagaaaggttTT
This Schistocerca nitens isolate TAMUIC-IGC-003100 chromosome 1, iqSchNite1.1, whole genome shotgun sequence DNA region includes the following protein-coding sequences:
- the LOC126235429 gene encoding uncharacterized protein LOC126235429, encoding MTTAWLLLLCALGVAVSLPQGRQGWWPGVLTLPPDLPDSATTSTTTTTPPQPPPTPPTPPPPTSTGAPASPVPCDCPTPPQYNPVCGSDNQTYTNPQKVECANTCGQRVTILYLGTCQLRRK